A genomic stretch from Antarcticibacterium flavum includes:
- a CDS encoding AI-2E family transporter yields MNAKSFSYGILRAVGILIGIFLLLYFLYTIQSVLVYIAVAGVISLIGRPVVIFLRSSLRIPNQLAVIIVLLLVLLIFVGIILVFVPIVIEQTYHLGQIDIEAFKNDINELNTQINAYLGVEEINILESIRQSEFMRSLDMNMIPRFLNSVFGILGATLIAVFSIIFISFFLLKDSKLMLNSILVFANKGEEDKFQRVFNKIKILLSRYFVGLTLQITVLFILYVLLLSIFEVNNPVAIAFICAILNLVPYLGPIFAGILMALFVISSNLGADFQTIILPRVIYVMLGYGIAQLIDNFISQPLIFGASVRSHPLEIFLIILIAGLMFGVVGMVVAIPFYTALKVIAKESLSEYKIVKRLTRDL; encoded by the coding sequence GTGAACGCAAAATCCTTTTCTTACGGAATTCTACGTGCAGTAGGGATATTAATTGGAATATTCCTGCTGCTGTATTTTTTATATACCATTCAAAGTGTACTGGTTTATATAGCAGTAGCAGGAGTTATCTCGCTTATAGGACGTCCTGTAGTGATCTTTCTAAGATCCAGCCTTCGTATTCCAAATCAGCTCGCTGTAATTATAGTTTTATTGCTGGTACTGCTCATTTTTGTAGGGATCATCCTGGTCTTTGTGCCTATAGTGATAGAACAGACCTATCATTTAGGGCAAATAGATATCGAGGCATTTAAAAACGATATCAATGAACTAAATACCCAGATAAATGCTTACCTGGGCGTAGAAGAGATCAATATCCTGGAAAGTATACGCCAAAGTGAGTTCATGCGAAGCCTGGATATGAATATGATCCCCAGGTTCCTTAACAGTGTTTTTGGGATCCTGGGCGCTACATTGATCGCTGTCTTCTCTATAATATTTATTTCCTTCTTTCTATTGAAGGACAGCAAGTTAATGCTTAACAGCATCCTGGTCTTTGCCAACAAAGGCGAGGAAGATAAATTCCAGCGGGTTTTCAATAAAATCAAGATCCTGCTTTCACGTTATTTCGTAGGTCTTACTTTACAAATAACAGTACTCTTTATCCTTTACGTGCTTTTACTCAGCATCTTTGAAGTCAACAACCCGGTAGCTATTGCTTTTATATGTGCCATTCTAAATTTGGTGCCCTATCTGGGGCCAATTTTTGCAGGAATATTAATGGCTCTTTTTGTGATCTCAAGCAATCTGGGGGCCGATTTCCAGACCATTATCCTGCCAAGGGTGATCTATGTAATGCTTGGTTACGGGATCGCCCAATTGATAGATAACTTTATAAGCCAGCCACTCATCTTTGGAGCAAGTGTGCGTTCACACCCACTTGAGATCTTCCTTATAATCTTAATTGCAGGTTTAATGTTTGGAGTAGTGGGAATGGTAGTGGCCATACCTTTTTATACAGCCCTAAAGGTTATAGCAAAAGAATCTTTAAGTGAATATAAGATCGTCAAACGACTCACAAGGGACCTTTAA
- a CDS encoding TrmH family RNA methyltransferase: protein MSNQLSHKEHHSPGLKFPVVLLTDNLMGDANIGSLFRLADAFNIEKLVFCGTPINLNSNRLKKTARATYKTVAYEEWEDPVAAIRKYRQDGYISYGLEITNDSTQIDSIDFSNKEKIILIVGNERHGISPRLLDEVENKVHIRMFGHNSSMNVSQATGIAFYEITKTLPPLREK from the coding sequence TTGAGCAACCAGCTATCCCATAAAGAGCACCACTCCCCCGGCTTAAAATTTCCTGTTGTGCTGCTTACAGATAATTTAATGGGAGATGCCAATATTGGCAGTCTTTTTCGCCTGGCCGATGCTTTTAATATTGAAAAACTGGTTTTTTGTGGGACTCCCATAAATCTTAACAGCAACAGGCTTAAAAAAACAGCAAGAGCAACTTATAAAACTGTAGCCTATGAGGAATGGGAAGATCCTGTGGCAGCAATAAGAAAATACAGGCAGGATGGTTACATCTCCTATGGGCTCGAAATAACAAATGACAGCACACAAATAGATTCGATCGACTTCAGCAATAAAGAAAAGATCATTTTAATTGTTGGAAACGAGCGGCATGGAATATCCCCCAGGCTGCTGGATGAAGTTGAAAATAAGGTACATATAAGGATGTTTGGCCATAACAGCAGTATGAACGTATCCCAGGCTACTGGGATCGCTTTTTATGAAATTACTAAAACCCTTCCTCCCTTACGTGAGAAATAA
- a CDS encoding DUF4159 domain-containing protein, translating to MQRIISTLIVCLSINIAISQEIAVLKYQGGGDWYSNPTSLPNLINFCNENINTAIDPKPATVTPGSTDLYQFPFVHMTGHGNVYFSDEEAKNLRTYLQSGGFLHIDDNYGMNEYLRKELKKVYPDKELQELPASHPIFNTAYTFPNGLPKIHEHDGLPPQAFGIFEDQRLVLLFTYESDLGNGWEDPAVHNDPPEVRLKALQMGANIIKYAFEN from the coding sequence ATGCAGCGAATTATTTCGACACTAATAGTTTGCCTGTCGATCAACATTGCCATATCGCAGGAAATTGCTGTGCTTAAATATCAGGGTGGTGGGGACTGGTATTCCAATCCAACATCCCTCCCCAATTTAATTAACTTTTGCAACGAGAATATCAATACGGCCATAGACCCTAAACCCGCTACAGTAACTCCAGGAAGTACAGACCTTTATCAATTCCCTTTTGTGCACATGACAGGGCATGGGAATGTTTACTTTAGTGATGAGGAGGCAAAGAATTTGCGTACATATCTTCAAAGTGGCGGCTTTTTGCATATAGATGACAATTACGGTATGAATGAATACCTAAGAAAAGAGCTTAAAAAAGTGTATCCAGATAAGGAGCTGCAGGAACTACCTGCCTCCCACCCTATTTTTAATACCGCTTATACCTTCCCCAATGGACTGCCAAAGATCCACGAACACGACGGGCTACCCCCACAGGCGTTCGGGATCTTTGAAGACCAGAGACTGGTCCTGCTTTTTACATATGAAAGCGACCTGGGAAATGGATGGGAAGATCCAGCAGTACATAATGACCCGCCCGAGGTTCGTTTAAAGGCATTGCAAATGGGCGCCAATATCATTAAATACGCTTTTGAGAATTGA
- a CDS encoding 16S rRNA (uracil(1498)-N(3))-methyltransferase — protein sequence MQLFYHPEIDENDRQVIFPKVESRHIVKVLRKKEGDILNVTNGKGFLFKTEILSIDSRQCTATVLETEKEAKPAYYLHLAVAPTKMNDRYEWFLEKATEIGVREITPVICEHSERKVVKLERYERVLQSAMKQSLHLSIPKLNKDQAFSDFISSEIEGDKFIAHCEEGDLKKSLKSVLNPGTRSTILIGPEGDFSSNEIAQALENNWIPVSLGNSRLRTETAAIVACHTVALANEE from the coding sequence ATGCAGTTATTCTATCATCCTGAAATCGATGAAAATGACCGGCAGGTGATCTTTCCGAAGGTAGAAAGCAGGCATATTGTAAAAGTTCTCCGGAAGAAAGAAGGAGATATCCTTAACGTTACCAATGGGAAAGGATTTCTCTTTAAAACCGAGATCCTTAGCATTGATTCCAGACAATGTACCGCCACTGTCCTGGAAACGGAAAAAGAAGCTAAGCCGGCCTATTATTTACATCTTGCAGTGGCCCCAACAAAAATGAATGACAGGTATGAATGGTTCCTGGAAAAAGCAACTGAAATTGGGGTACGGGAGATCACTCCTGTAATATGTGAGCATAGTGAAAGAAAGGTGGTAAAGCTGGAAAGATATGAGCGGGTACTCCAGAGCGCTATGAAACAATCACTTCACCTTAGCATCCCTAAACTTAATAAGGATCAGGCGTTTTCAGATTTTATTTCTTCTGAAATAGAAGGAGATAAATTCATTGCGCATTGTGAAGAAGGTGACCTGAAGAAATCTCTCAAAAGCGTTTTGAACCCGGGAACTCGCAGTACGATCCTTATTGGCCCCGAAGGCGATTTCTCCAGCAATGAGATTGCCCAGGCTCTGGAAAACAATTGGATCCCGGTGAGCCTTGGCAATAGTAGATTGAGAACAGAAACCGCAGCCATCGTTGCCTGTCATACAGTCGCCCTGGCGAATGAGGAATAA
- the tsaD gene encoding tRNA (adenosine(37)-N6)-threonylcarbamoyltransferase complex transferase subunit TsaD yields MNSRDIYILAIESSCDDTAAAVLHNDKLLSNIVATQEVHKKYGGVVPELASRAHQQNIVPVIHQALAEANIDKKDLSAIAFTKGPGLMGSLLVGTSFAKSLSMGLNIPLIEVNHMQAHILAHFIDEEDFPKPTFPFLALTISGGHTQVVKVSNYFEMEVIGQTIDDAVGEAFDKSAKILGLPYPGGPLIDRYARTGNPKAYKFTKPKVDGLDFSFSGLKTAVLYFIQKEVKNNPNFIEENRDDICASIQYTIVEILMDKIKKAVKQTGINQIAIGGGVSANSGIRTALKAGEQKYGWQTYIPKFEYTTDNAAMIGIVGYYKYLEEEFTDMGVTAQARYKF; encoded by the coding sequence ATAAATTCCCGCGACATCTATATTCTCGCCATTGAATCTTCCTGTGATGACACAGCCGCGGCTGTCCTGCACAACGATAAATTGCTCTCAAATATTGTGGCCACCCAGGAGGTACATAAAAAATATGGCGGTGTGGTACCAGAACTGGCATCCAGGGCGCATCAACAAAACATTGTTCCTGTAATCCATCAGGCCCTTGCAGAGGCAAATATCGACAAAAAAGACTTATCTGCAATTGCTTTTACCAAAGGACCGGGACTAATGGGTTCCCTTCTGGTTGGTACTTCTTTTGCAAAATCTCTTTCTATGGGATTGAATATTCCGCTTATAGAGGTAAATCATATGCAGGCGCACATTCTGGCTCATTTCATAGATGAGGAGGATTTTCCCAAGCCCACATTTCCTTTCCTGGCTTTGACCATAAGTGGCGGTCATACCCAGGTTGTGAAAGTTTCTAATTATTTTGAAATGGAGGTAATAGGGCAAACAATTGATGATGCCGTAGGGGAAGCTTTTGATAAAAGTGCCAAGATCCTTGGCCTTCCCTACCCGGGAGGACCTCTTATTGATAGATATGCCAGGACCGGTAATCCTAAAGCTTATAAATTCACCAAGCCAAAGGTGGACGGTCTGGATTTTAGTTTTAGCGGACTCAAAACCGCGGTGCTATACTTTATTCAGAAGGAAGTAAAGAATAACCCAAATTTTATTGAAGAGAACAGGGATGATATTTGCGCCTCCATTCAATACACCATCGTGGAGATCTTAATGGATAAGATCAAAAAGGCAGTAAAACAAACCGGGATAAATCAAATAGCCATAGGTGGCGGGGTTTCTGCCAACAGCGGCATAAGAACCGCTTTAAAAGCGGGGGAGCAAAAGTATGGCTGGCAAACCTACATCCCCAAATTTGAGTATACTACAGATAATGCTGCAATGATTGGAATTGTGGGCTATTACAAATACCTGGAGGAGGAATTTACAGATATGGGAGTAACCGCCCAGGCCCGTTATAAATTTTAA